A stretch of the Streptosporangium sp. NBC_01755 genome encodes the following:
- a CDS encoding helix-turn-helix domain-containing protein encodes MDPPGTGSTVRRIMLGASLRRLREEKGLAREAAGFHIRASESKISRMELGRVGFKTRDVEDLLTLYGVLDDAERRGLLEMVREANTPGWWHKYGDLLPNWFTTYVGLEEATNMIRTYEVQFIPGLLQTSAYARTVIRLGYPDALEAEIERRVHMRMQRQDRLTKKDGPRLWAVIDEAALRRPIGGKETMREQIQHLLEVATLPNITLQVMPFRFGMHAAEGGAFSILRFPESDLSDVVYVEQLWGALYLDKREDIDPYLTAMEQLCVESTTPGGTAEILGDLLREM; translated from the coding sequence ATGGATCCGCCCGGTACCGGTTCCACTGTCCGGCGCATCATGCTCGGCGCGAGCCTGCGCCGGCTGCGTGAGGAGAAAGGGCTCGCCCGTGAGGCCGCGGGATTCCACATCCGTGCCTCAGAGTCCAAGATCAGCCGCATGGAACTCGGACGTGTCGGTTTCAAGACGCGTGACGTGGAAGACCTGCTCACCCTGTACGGCGTGCTCGACGACGCAGAACGGCGCGGCCTGCTGGAGATGGTCCGCGAGGCGAACACCCCCGGCTGGTGGCACAAGTACGGCGACCTGTTGCCGAACTGGTTCACCACCTACGTGGGGCTGGAGGAGGCGACGAACATGATCCGCACCTACGAGGTGCAGTTCATTCCCGGCCTGCTGCAGACGTCCGCCTACGCGCGCACCGTGATCCGGTTGGGCTACCCGGACGCGCTGGAGGCGGAGATCGAGCGTCGTGTGCATATGCGCATGCAGCGGCAGGATCGCCTGACGAAGAAGGACGGCCCCCGGTTGTGGGCGGTCATCGACGAGGCGGCCCTGAGGCGTCCCATCGGAGGCAAGGAGACCATGCGTGAGCAGATCCAGCACCTGCTGGAGGTGGCCACGCTGCCCAACATCACCCTTCAGGTGATGCCCTTCCGATTCGGCATGCACGCGGCCGAGGGTGGTGCGTTCAGCATCTTGCGGTTTCCCGAGTCCGATCTGTCGGACGTCGTCTATGTCGAGCAGCTCTGGGGTGCCCTCTACCTTGACAAACGTGAGGACATCGACCCATACCTCACAGCCATGGAGCAGTTGTGCGTGGAAAGCACCACGCCCGGGGGCACCGCCGAGATCCTCGGCGACCTTCTCAGAGAGATGTAA
- a CDS encoding DUF397 domain-containing protein, translating into MNQTYNGMPATDLAGASWRKSRYSNSTGNCVELAELSDGSIAVRNSRFPEGPALIYTRDEIRALVLGVKDGEFDGLTV; encoded by the coding sequence ATGAACCAGACCTACAACGGCATGCCGGCCACTGACCTTGCCGGGGCCAGCTGGCGCAAGAGCCGCTACAGCAACTCGACGGGTAACTGCGTCGAGCTTGCCGAGCTTTCGGACGGCAGCATCGCGGTCCGCAACTCGCGTTTTCCCGAGGGTCCTGCCCTGATCTACACCCGGGACGAGATTCGTGCCCTGGTGCTCGGCGTGAAGGATGGGGAGTTCGACGGTTTAACGGTGTAA
- a CDS encoding histidine phosphatase family protein — protein sequence MDQMILLRHGETEWSRDGRHTGRTDLRLTAKGEEQARALAPLVAGRTFGLTLVGPALRARDTAELAGIKDYETDPDLWEWDYGGYEGITTLAIRETRPGWYLWRDGVIPGDADHPGESAEQVAARADRVIARARAADGEVLLVAHGHFLRMLCARWLGLPPADGRLFRLDTGTYSRLGFERDEPVVLTWNAPVLPAA from the coding sequence ATGGACCAGATGATTCTGCTGCGGCATGGTGAGACCGAGTGGAGCCGGGACGGTCGGCACACCGGACGCACCGACCTGCGACTGACAGCCAAGGGCGAGGAGCAGGCACGGGCGCTGGCCCCGCTGGTCGCGGGCCGGACCTTCGGTCTCACCCTGGTCGGCCCGGCCCTGCGCGCGAGGGACACCGCCGAGCTCGCCGGGATCAAGGACTACGAGACCGACCCCGACCTGTGGGAATGGGACTACGGCGGCTACGAGGGCATCACCACCTTGGCGATCCGCGAGACCCGCCCCGGCTGGTACCTGTGGCGCGACGGCGTCATCCCCGGCGACGCCGATCACCCCGGCGAGAGCGCGGAGCAGGTCGCAGCCCGCGCCGACCGGGTGATCGCCCGCGCCCGGGCCGCGGACGGCGAGGTGCTCCTGGTCGCCCACGGGCACTTCCTGCGGATGCTGTGCGCCCGCTGGCTCGGCCTGCCCCCGGCCGACGGCCGCCTGTTCCGCCTGGACACCGGCACCTACTCCCGGCTCGGCTTCGAGCGCGACGAGCCGGTCGTCCTCACCTGGAACGCCCCGGTCCTCCCCGCCGCCTAG